A genome region from Clostridia bacterium includes the following:
- a CDS encoding DUF3842 family protein, translated as MRIAVIDGQGGGIGKRIVEAIRERLPCDIEILALGTNAVATMQMLKAGANEGASGENAIVYNIDKVDIILGPIAILLPNSMLGEMTPRMAQAIADSPAIKILLPINRCGVLIAGVRDEPLPHQIEDLINKLAEKIQGKEG; from the coding sequence ATGAGAATAGCGGTCATTGACGGTCAGGGCGGGGGCATTGGCAAACGAATCGTAGAGGCGATTAGGGAACGTTTACCTTGTGATATAGAGATACTGGCTTTAGGAACGAATGCGGTAGCAACGATGCAAATGCTCAAAGCCGGTGCCAATGAGGGTGCCAGCGGCGAAAATGCTATTGTTTACAACATTGATAAGGTGGATATCATCCTAGGTCCTATTGCCATTTTGCTCCCGAATTCCATGCTTGGCGAAATGACGCCCAGGATGGCCCAAGCCATTGCTGATTCTCCGGCCATTAAGATTTTGCTGCCCATCAACCGTTGTGGAGTTTTGATTGCCGGTGTGCGGGATGAGCCGTTGCCTCATCAAATTGAAGACCTTATCAACAAGCTGGCGGAGAAAATTCAGGGTAAAGAAGGATGA
- a CDS encoding NAD+ synthase → MHLVASSIEKWIREQIAAAGAEGAVFGLSGGVDSAVVAGLCKRALDDRCLAVIMPCYSNSLDVEHARLVAETFQVPYTTVDLSSTFDTLLKELNNHLIGTGTIPRGAVANIKPRLRMTTLYFYAACYNYLVMGTGNRSEIAIGYFTKYGDGGVDLEPIGHLLKEEVRELAAYLGVPEVIINKAPSAGLWKGQTDEGELGFTYAQLDHYLKLQEAPPEIKAKIEALQRASDHKRRMPPIPTT, encoded by the coding sequence ATGCACCTAGTGGCTTCTAGCATAGAAAAGTGGATCCGAGAACAGATTGCTGCAGCCGGAGCCGAAGGCGCCGTTTTCGGTTTGTCCGGGGGAGTGGATTCGGCCGTAGTGGCAGGCTTGTGCAAAAGAGCTTTAGATGATCGGTGCTTGGCGGTTATCATGCCCTGTTACAGCAACAGCCTGGATGTGGAGCATGCTAGGTTGGTAGCGGAGACTTTTCAGGTTCCTTACACAACAGTGGATCTATCCAGCACCTTTGATACTTTGCTGAAAGAGCTCAATAACCACCTGATAGGAACAGGAACGATTCCTCGCGGGGCCGTTGCTAATATAAAGCCACGACTGCGCATGACGACCCTCTACTTTTACGCGGCTTGCTATAACTACCTGGTGATGGGCACGGGTAATCGGAGCGAAATTGCGATTGGCTATTTTACAAAATATGGTGACGGGGGAGTGGACCTGGAACCCATCGGGCACCTGCTAAAGGAAGAAGTTCGTGAATTGGCTGCTTATTTGGGTGTCCCGGAAGTCATTATCAATAAGGCTCCGTCGGCCGGTCTCTGGAAAGGCCAAACAGATGAAGGCGAATTGGGCTTCACCTATGCCCAGTTGGACCATTACCTAAAATTACAAGAGGCACCGCCTGAAATCAAAGCCAAAATAGAGGCATTGCAAAGGGCGAGTGACCATAAACGGCGCATGCCTCCCATTCCAACTACTTGA